One region of Chitinophaga varians genomic DNA includes:
- a CDS encoding DUF3526 domain-containing protein: MFSIIAIKEWHMVSRNYTMAITLLSALVLSGIAAAGSRLLYRQEEQQREAANRQFRQQWEQLRADDPHSAAHFGTYIFKPLTPLSRFDNGLDPFTGNAMRIEAHVQHNMATPPLQPADLYLRFGALTPATVLQLFFPLFLFFLCFNSYTQEKNSGTLRLQLVQGATLRSIIHGKALLYLSVMAVMLSLSMLLYFPMMASGSAWPHILLLVVSYGCYAGIFVLLGLWLSTVARHAGQSLLLLCGIWLCWHILLPRLAAATGEALYPLPSQPAVQEKIDRAIKSGIDGNDPRDARTARLEQATLQQYKVSSIDQLPINFDAVRLQADEDYAQRVYEKYAAMTDSLIRLQNSVQHNLALADPYLAIRSISMALCGTDYEHQYHFNQAATQYRNMFIRRLNNAMAYGGQQGHQLYGQMPVFQYQPPATAQVLRKQWLPALSLLLWLMITISLLNRSARHAPIQ, translated from the coding sequence ATGTTCAGCATAATTGCCATCAAAGAATGGCACATGGTGTCGCGTAATTACACCATGGCCATCACCCTGTTGTCTGCACTGGTGCTATCCGGTATCGCCGCCGCCGGCTCCCGCCTGCTGTACCGGCAGGAGGAGCAACAGCGTGAAGCTGCCAACCGGCAGTTCCGGCAGCAGTGGGAACAGTTGCGCGCCGATGATCCACACAGTGCCGCGCATTTCGGTACGTATATTTTCAAACCGCTCACTCCTCTGAGCCGGTTCGATAATGGACTGGACCCGTTCACCGGCAACGCCATGCGCATTGAAGCGCATGTACAGCACAACATGGCCACGCCGCCACTGCAGCCTGCTGATCTTTACCTGCGCTTTGGCGCGCTTACACCCGCAACGGTGCTGCAACTGTTTTTTCCGTTGTTTCTTTTCTTCCTGTGTTTCAACAGTTATACACAGGAGAAAAACAGCGGCACGCTGCGGTTACAGCTGGTACAGGGCGCCACTCTCCGCAGCATTATACACGGCAAGGCACTGCTATACCTAAGCGTGATGGCCGTTATGCTGTCACTCTCCATGTTGCTGTATTTCCCGATGATGGCCAGCGGCAGCGCTTGGCCGCACATATTACTATTGGTGGTTAGTTATGGCTGCTATGCCGGCATCTTTGTGTTGCTCGGCCTCTGGCTCTCTACAGTGGCCCGCCACGCCGGACAGTCGTTGTTACTGTTATGTGGCATCTGGTTATGCTGGCATATCCTGCTGCCCCGGCTGGCGGCTGCTACGGGAGAAGCGCTTTATCCGCTGCCATCCCAACCGGCAGTACAGGAAAAAATTGATCGGGCCATCAAATCGGGCATCGACGGCAACGATCCCAGAGATGCCCGTACCGCCCGCCTGGAACAGGCCACGCTACAGCAGTACAAAGTCAGCAGCATCGATCAGCTGCCCATAAATTTTGACGCTGTCCGGCTACAGGCAGACGAAGACTATGCGCAACGGGTATACGAAAAATATGCTGCCATGACTGACAGTCTGATACGGCTACAAAACAGCGTACAGCACAACCTGGCACTGGCAGATCCGTATCTCGCCATCCGTAGTATTTCCATGGCGCTGTGCGGCACCGACTATGAGCATCAGTATCATTTCAATCAGGCTGCAACACAGTACCGCAATATGTTCATCCGCCGGCTGAACAATGCCATGGCCTATGGCGGACAACAAGGCCATCAGCTGTACGGGCAGATGCCGGTTTTCCAATACCAGCCTCCGGCCACTGCACAGGTATTGCGAAAGCAGTGGTTGCCCGCCTTGTCTTTACTGTTATGGTTGATGATCACTATTTCACTTTTAAACCGTTCTGCCAGACATGCACCGATTCAATAA
- a CDS encoding ABC transporter ATP-binding protein — MLQAIALTKTFGRHTALHALDLSVAKGEIFCLLGPNGAGKTTTISCFLGFLTPTSGEALVNGIPVYGRPQEARRHLAYIPETVTLYPYLSGLENLTFFHSLTGEQLPKDAAIKLLLDAGLQESALHRPVQSYSKGMRQKVGIAIATAKNAGALLLDEPTSGLDPGASNEFSALLRRFSQEGRAVLMATHDIYRAKEVATRIGIMRDGHLLTIMDAAATDHYTLENSYMEFMETSTW; from the coding sequence CATTTGGCCGGCATACCGCGCTGCACGCGCTCGACCTGTCTGTAGCCAAAGGTGAAATTTTCTGCCTGCTGGGACCTAACGGTGCCGGCAAAACCACCACCATCAGTTGTTTCCTGGGGTTCCTGACGCCCACGTCCGGAGAGGCGCTGGTAAACGGGATACCGGTATACGGCCGGCCACAGGAAGCACGGCGGCACCTCGCTTATATACCTGAGACCGTTACCCTCTACCCTTACCTGAGCGGGCTGGAGAACCTCACCTTTTTCCATTCGCTCACGGGTGAACAGCTTCCGAAAGATGCCGCCATCAAATTATTGCTGGACGCAGGCTTGCAGGAGTCAGCCCTTCATAGGCCGGTACAAAGTTATTCCAAGGGTATGCGGCAGAAAGTAGGCATCGCCATAGCCACTGCTAAAAACGCCGGCGCCCTGCTGCTGGACGAACCCACCTCCGGGCTGGACCCCGGCGCCAGCAATGAGTTCTCCGCATTGCTGCGGCGCTTCAGCCAGGAAGGCCGTGCCGTATTAATGGCAACCCATGATATCTACCGCGCCAAAGAAGTCGCCACCCGTATCGGTATTATGCGGGACGGCCATCTGCTGACCATCATGGACGCTGCGGCCACAGATCACTATACACTGGAAAACAGCTACATGGAATTTATGGAAACATCCACCTGGTAA